From the genome of Deferribacteraceae bacterium V6Fe1:
CCATACGAATGTAAAGCTTCAACAGTGTCAAGTTTATCTATAACATTTTTAGTCAAAACTAAATCTATACCAGGATCCATACCAAATTCTTGAAGAATGGTAATATTTTTAGATTTTGAAATTTTATTTATTTGTTCAACCTCATACATTTGCTTTTTACGTTTACTAATATCCTGTTCGCCAGGATTAACTAAATACATTGAGCTAACAAGACTCACCCCAACTTCACTTGCAAGCTTTGCTACAGGCAATGCAAAAGGTCCAGGCAACACTTCTGCAACAATATCAACCTTTTCCATTAGCTTTTTTATTGATTCAAAATCAGAAGCATCTAACAATACAACTTCTAACTTCTCTTTACCATATATCTCTTGTAATTTTGAAATTTCAGAAGATATATCCGCAAGAATAACTTTTGATATACAATCATTCTTAATAAGGTCGTATAGAACTGCTTTACCTTGCATTCCATACCCTAACTGTAATACTTTCTTACCATTCATTAAATTTACCTCCTTATGAAAACATTAATGCATGCATTAACAAGTTCTTTAAAAAATACCAAACACATGCAACTTTGTCAATAAAACTTTATTTTAATTAGAAAATAATTTATGATAAAATATGAAGTGCTTATTACAAATTTCTTATTTTACAACAAGATACATACAATAATTTAACTCAAAAATAAAACTTGATTTTTATTACTTTAACACAAAGAATAAAAATTTACTTGAATAAAAATTTAGTATATTTTACTTATGAAGCAACAAATTAACTATTTTATGGTGAACAATGAATGCTGAGAAAAAAGCTTACCAATCAATAATAAACCTTATACTTAGTGGAGAATATTCTCCGGGTGATTTTTTACTTGAAACCGACATTTCTGTAAAGCTTGGAATGAGTAGAACGCCTGTTAGTAAAGCTCTTTCCATGCTAGTTAATGAAGGTTTTTTAAACAAAATGCCTAAAAAAGGTTGCTATATTCCCTTACCAACACCTCAGGATGCAGAACAAGTTTTTTATGCTAGAAAATCTGTTGAATCTTTTGCAGCTGAGGCAGCAGCGTTAAATGCAAGTGAAAACGAAATCATAGAATTAAGTGAAATAGTAAGAAATGATGAAGTTGCCTTATCATTAAATAATAAAGACCTTTACTTTAACACAAATGAAGACTTTCATATTCGGGTTGCCATGGCCTCTCATAATATATACATTGAAAAGTGGGTCAGGAATATCTTCCTGCGTTCACATATCTACATTTTCTTCTTTGATAGTTTCTACAGATTTGGAAAAAATGATATTCCACAAAAAACTCCGGTGCAACACAGATCAATAGTTGAAGCAATAAAAGAAAGAAATCCTAAAAAGGCATCAGAATTAATGAAAGAACACATAGAATGGACTTATACTTCCCTAATTCAGAAGATATAACTATCAATGGATTAATAAAAGAAATTTAACTCAGGTACACTCTTTATTTCACCAATTTCGTTGGCAAGCCTGTAAAATTCTTTTAATCCTGCAATATGTGTATCTGTCAGACTGTAGTCTATTGTTTCCCAATAATCTATAATCTGGTATGAAGTCAGCCCTTTAAAGTAATAATGGTCAATTAATGAAGAGAGATTTTGCTTACTGTCCTCTTTTATTTTTAATAAAAGTTTCTTAAACTCAATCATTTCATCCCTTTTGGTATTAACGGCCTCTTTAGTTACAAGCCACAAAGCATATACAAAAGGAAGTCCTGTAAAATTATTCCACTGCTCACCCAAATCATAAATATACTTAAAACCTTTTTTATAATATTCAAAAAGGGCTTTATCGCCTATATACAGATAGGCATCAGCATTATTCTCATCAATTGTAAAATTAACTTCCATTTTGTAAAACTTTTTAAAAAGTATCTTTAAAAGCACGACGCTTGTCCCCGACTCAGAAGTCAGAAATATATTTTTATGGCTCAGATAACCAATGTCATAGTTTGAAAACAAACACACACTTTTTACCTTAATTTTGCTGCTGATGGAAATATTTGGAATTATAAGGTAGTTATTACTATTTCTTGCGTACTCGATACTGCTGCATGGGGTAACATCTACCCCCCCTTCCCTTACAGCCCTATTTAGAAAGGAAGGGAATGCAGAGATAAATTTTAACCCTTCACACCTCTTTAACCTATTGAAGATAGGAAACACATTTGCATAACTGATTTCACCTATATTCAGCATTTATACCACCAAAAATTTTATCCCGATTATTACGAGCACAACTGCACCAACTTTTTCGGCAAAGTTGCCAAAAAAGTTTTTACTTTTATTTCCAAAATATACACCTAACAGAGACATCATTAGACAAACAACCCCGATAATACCTGCATTCAAAAATATACCCCCTTTCAGAAGGGGAAGAGCTATCCCTACCCCCAAAGCGTCCATACTTGTAGCAACAGATAAAATTATAAGGGAAAACCCTTTTGTCGGGTCTTTTATATAACACTTCTCTTCAGATGATTTCATCGATTCTTTAAACATATTATAAGCTATAAAAAAGAGTATTAATGCCGCAATAATATTTAATCTATTAGAAAATTCATAGAGCTCTTTGCCGATAAATGCCCCTATCAAAGGCATAAAAAACTGAAAAAGTCCGAAATGCCAGGCAAGTCTAAAATAGTGTCTGTAACTGTTATACTTACATCCGACTCCAAATGAAACACTAAAAGCATCAATACTCATTGCAAACGCAATCATAAATATTTCTATATTCAAAATTTACCTCAAAGCTTTATAAGAATTTGAGACAATAACATAGTTAAAATAAGAGAAAAAGGGTACACCGCAGCATAACTCACTGCAGGATAATCAGATTTTAAAATATTAGAAGACATTGTCAACGACGGGGTTGAAGTCATCCCACCTGAAATAAGTCCTAAAATTTCAATCATGTTCATTCTTAGCACAAACCTTAATATAAAAGTAAAAACTGTCAGGGAGATAATAAGTGCAAACAATGCCAAAAATATTGGTGTAAATCCATTTGTTTTAATCGCTTCTACCAAATACTTACCTGCACTTGTCCCAATGGTAGCCATATATATAAGCTGTCCAAATGTTTTTAGTAATGTTGTAGAGTGTGGCGAAAGTTGCCAAACAACGGGACCAGTTCTTCCAATCCTTCCCAAAATAAGAGAAGTTATTAGTATACCACCGATAAAACTTAATTTAAACTTGCCAAGAAAAGGCAAACTCAAAGGGATAAAGCCTACCAAAATCCCAATAACTATTCCGACAGAAATCGGTAAAAAATCTGCAGCAGGAAAAGCCATTAAATTATCACCTATAAGCTTTGTTACCTGCTCTTCATACTTTTGAGGAACAGTAATGTAGAGCTTATCACCTAATAAAAGTGTTGTCTGAGGTTTTGCATCAAAATCTATCCCTGAACGTCTTACTTTTGTAATCGTAACTCTCATTGCAAACAACTCTTTAATTTCACTAATCTTTTTCCCAACAATATTTTTATTGGAAACTAACAGTCTTAACACCTTCATATTGTCATGAAAATCAACATAACTGTCTATCTCTTCTCCAAGGATAATATTCATATTATCCACATGCTCTTTTCTTCCTGTCACTCTGACAATATCACCAAAATGTATTTGAGGGTCAACTTCATCTGCTTCAAATTCCGTTTCTATACGTTCAATTATGACATTGGACATATCTTCCAACTGGGATTTTCTTATAATTTTATTATTAAAATTTTCATTAGTGATTCTAAAGTTTTTAGATACAATTTTTGGATAATCCTTTTCTTTACTTAGCCTGTATCTTTCAACTTCCTTTTCCGCATCAGACTTTAATAAAATCGGAATCATTCTGACCAAAAGCACCGTAACTATTATCCCAAAAGGGTAGACTATACCAAATATTACCGAAGTAACATGAGAATTACTTATTTCTACCGTAGCTGCAAGGGCAGGAGCACTCGACATAATACCTGTAAATATACCTGCTATAACGTTATTATCATATTTCAATATCTTGCCAATAATAAAAATTATCAAAAATATTGATGTAACAAGGCAAAAAGCATATAGATTTAGTACCAGCCCATTCTTTTTTATATTTTCAAAAAATCCAGGCCCGGATTGCAAACCAACAGCATATATAAAAAACGCAAGTCCAAGATATTTAAACTCTGAAGGGAAACTTACTCCAAAATGTCCGGCAATTAATGCTATTATTAAAATAGCCGAAATATCAAGGTAAAAACCTTTAACTTTGAGATTTCCAATAAAATATCCCAATGAAATTATTATAAAAAGATAGAGTACTGTGTATAATTCCATACTACTTAAAAGCTTTCAAAAATATTGGGAATAACTTTTCAGATGTTTCCTGCAAGTCCCATTCTCCACCTTTAAATATCCAAGTAGAAACAATTTCATCCAATGTCCCAAAATATATTTCTCTTGCAAGATAAACATCTAAGTCCTTATTAAACACACCATTTTGAATACCTTCCTCAATAACCTGCTCGATTAATCTAAAGTAATTTTTTAGATGACGCCTTACTTTTACCCTCAAATCCTTAATAGGCTGCCTTAGCTCAATCTGTAATACATTAGCCAGATAAGGGGTCTCAGTCATAACTTTAAAATGATACTTTAACAATGTCTTAAGCTTTTCTTCGGGGTTATCAATACCTGCAATCTCTTCTTTAGCCATGTTGACATACTCTTCAAGCTTTACCTTAAAGATAGTGACAAGTATATCTTCTTTATTGTTAAAGTAGTTGTATATTGTCCCGTCCGCTACTCCTGCGTCATTGGCAATATCTTTTACCTTTGCACCGTGAAAACCTTTCTGACCAATAATTTTAATGGCTGAGTCTAATATTTTGTCAAACTTATTAGCCTTATTATTTTCCATTCTTCCTCCCAAGCTCTATCGATCTCATTGTAGCTGATTCCACTGCATTTATTAGAGTAGTTCTAAGACCACCTTGTTCGAGGGTATGAATACCTGCTATTGCTGTTCCACCCGGAGAAGTAACCATATCTTTTAATCTGCCAGGGTGCATGTCTGTTTCAATCTGAAGTTTTGCTGCTCCCATAACAGTCTGAGCTGCAAGCTTCATGGCAACGCTTCTGGATAACCCCATTTTTACACCGGCATCACTTAATGCTTCAATAATCATAAAAATATATGCCGGCCCGCTACCGGAAAGGCCTGTGACTGCATCCATCTGACTCTCATCAACAACAGCGACTTTACCAACTGCATCAAAAATTTTATATGCTATCCTCAAATCATCTTCCGCAACATGTGCACCAGGCGCAATAGCTGTCGCACCTTCCAAAATAAGAGCAGGGGTATTTGGCATAGCCCTTACAATTTTTAAATCCTTTTCCACAATATTTTCTATATATTCAGTACTAATACCGGCAGCAATTGAAATAATTAATTTTGATTTATCAAGCTTTGGAGCTATTTCCTTTAATATCTTTTCAAAAATCTGAGGTTTTATCGCCAGAACTATAATATCGGATTCAGTTACGAGTTTTTCATTATCCTTAAACACTACATTTATACCATATTCACTTTTTAGAGAATCCAGTTTTTCAATATCCACATCACTTGCACTGACAAAATCGCTCGGTACAAGATTTGCCTTCAAAATCCCTTTTATAAGTGCCGTTGCCATATTTCCAGCACCTATAAAACCTATCCTCTTATTCTCAAACATCACATTACCCCCAATATCCACTCATAAATCTTAGAAAACAGATTATCCATTAATGGATTTTCATCTGTCGTAAGAATATGTTTTACTCTATTATCATCCAAAATATCAATAGTTTTTCTTTCTGTTCCAATTTGTTTGAAGTAGTATTCAGTATAACCTGAATCAATAATATCATCGTATTTTGACTGCACCACGTAGACAGGGATTTTCATCTCAGGCAATAAAGGGATAAGATGCCTTGAAAGCTTTGTAAGCTGATAAATTCCTTCAACAGGTCTAACATTGTAATAATGGTCTGCAAACCTGTCTTCAAAATTTTCTTTTTTGCTAAATTTTATAAATTTTCTTAAAAACGGCACAAAAATAACCTTATTGCTTTTTATTTTAAAAGCCGGGGAAAGCATTATTAAGCCGTCTACTTTATTAAATATGGCAACCTCAGCTGCCAAAAGTCCACCCATCGACTGCCCAATAACAAATATCTTTTTATTAGTATTTTTCAGCACATAATAACCATATTTTAACCCTTCATACATATCCACAAATGTTAGTTTATTAATATTTTCCGGAGAAGAAGCATGACCC
Proteins encoded in this window:
- a CDS encoding GntR family transcriptional regulator — encoded protein: MNAEKKAYQSIINLILSGEYSPGDFLLETDISVKLGMSRTPVSKALSMLVNEGFLNKMPKKGCYIPLPTPQDAEQVFYARKSVESFAAEAAALNASENEIIELSEIVRNDEVALSLNNKDLYFNTNEDFHIRVAMASHNIYIEKWVRNIFLRSHIYIFFFDSFYRFGKNDIPQKTPVQHRSIVEAIKERNPKKASELMKEHIEWTYTSLIQKI
- a CDS encoding YidE/YbjL duplication, producing the protein MELYTVLYLFIIISLGYFIGNLKVKGFYLDISAILIIALIAGHFGVSFPSEFKYLGLAFFIYAVGLQSGPGFFENIKKNGLVLNLYAFCLVTSIFLIIFIIGKILKYDNNVIAGIFTGIMSSAPALAATVEISNSHVTSVIFGIVYPFGIIVTVLLVRMIPILLKSDAEKEVERYRLSKEKDYPKIVSKNFRITNENFNNKIIRKSQLEDMSNVIIERIETEFEADEVDPQIHFGDIVRVTGRKEHVDNMNIILGEEIDSYVDFHDNMKVLRLLVSNKNIVGKKISEIKELFAMRVTITKVRRSGIDFDAKPQTTLLLGDKLYITVPQKYEEQVTKLIGDNLMAFPAADFLPISVGIVIGILVGFIPLSLPFLGKFKLSFIGGILITSLILGRIGRTGPVVWQLSPHSTTLLKTFGQLIYMATIGTSAGKYLVEAIKTNGFTPIFLALFALIISLTVFTFILRFVLRMNMIEILGLISGGMTSTPSLTMSSNILKSDYPAVSYAAVYPFSLILTMLLSQILIKL
- a CDS encoding manganese efflux pump; this translates as MIAFAMSIDAFSVSFGVGCKYNSYRHYFRLAWHFGLFQFFMPLIGAFIGKELYEFSNRLNIIAALILFFIAYNMFKESMKSSEEKCYIKDPTKGFSLIILSVATSMDALGVGIALPLLKGGIFLNAGIIGVVCLMMSLLGVYFGNKSKNFFGNFAEKVGAVVLVIIGIKFLVV
- a CDS encoding TetR/AcrR family transcriptional regulator, whose translation is MENNKANKFDKILDSAIKIIGQKGFHGAKVKDIANDAGVADGTIYNYFNNKEDILVTIFKVKLEEYVNMAKEEIAGIDNPEEKLKTLLKYHFKVMTETPYLANVLQIELRQPIKDLRVKVRRHLKNYFRLIEQVIEEGIQNGVFNKDLDVYLAREIYFGTLDEIVSTWIFKGGEWDLQETSEKLFPIFLKAFK
- a CDS encoding menaquinone biosynthesis protein; this encodes MLNIGEISYANVFPIFNRLKRCEGLKFISAFPSFLNRAVREGGVDVTPCSSIEYARNSNNYLIIPNISISSKIKVKSVCLFSNYDIGYLSHKNIFLTSESGTSVVLLKILFKKFYKMEVNFTIDENNADAYLYIGDKALFEYYKKGFKYIYDLGEQWNNFTGLPFVYALWLVTKEAVNTKRDEMIEFKKLLLKIKEDSKQNLSSLIDHYYFKGLTSYQIIDYWETIDYSLTDTHIAGLKEFYRLANEIGEIKSVPELNFFY
- a CDS encoding alpha/beta fold hydrolase, with amino-acid sequence MKVGDRNILGSIVKWFIIPWIIFGVLGGYLYDSMKTPDKNIIKPYVDLSQVNPEELFILDTKRAISEGVENKDNMPFYLKGSNDVGILLIHGFTASPFEMKALGEYLNEKGFAVYGVRLPGHASSPENINKLTFVDMYEGLKYGYYVLKNTNKKIFVIGQSMGGLLAAEVAIFNKVDGLIMLSPAFKIKSNKVIFVPFLRKFIKFSKKENFEDRFADHYYNVRPVEGIYQLTKLSRHLIPLLPEMKIPVYVVQSKYDDIIDSGYTEYYFKQIGTERKTIDILDDNRVKHILTTDENPLMDNLFSKIYEWILGVM
- the proC gene encoding pyrroline-5-carboxylate reductase, coding for MFENKRIGFIGAGNMATALIKGILKANLVPSDFVSASDVDIEKLDSLKSEYGINVVFKDNEKLVTESDIIVLAIKPQIFEKILKEIAPKLDKSKLIISIAAGISTEYIENIVEKDLKIVRAMPNTPALILEGATAIAPGAHVAEDDLRIAYKIFDAVGKVAVVDESQMDAVTGLSGSGPAYIFMIIEALSDAGVKMGLSRSVAMKLAAQTVMGAAKLQIETDMHPGRLKDMVTSPGGTAIAGIHTLEQGGLRTTLINAVESATMRSIELGRKNGK